A stretch of DNA from Nitratireductor thuwali:
ACCGGCTATGTCTGGACCAACGATCTGACCCGCGCCCTGCGCTTCACCGATCGGCTGGAGGCTGGCATGATCTGGGTGAACTCGGAGAACGTGCGGCACCTGCCCACCCCCTTCGGCGGGGTCAAGGCCAGCGGCATCGGCCGCGACGGAGGCGATTGGTCCTTCGAGTTCTACATGGAGCAAAAAAACATCGGCTTCGCCACCGGCGCGCACAAGATCATGCGCCTGGGCGCCTGAAGCACGGAACCAAGTAGGCGCGCCCGAACCAAACGCACCGCCGAACACGACGTCGCGACCGCTTATCCGCCGAGTTCGGGAGCCGGTCGGAGACGTCCGTTTCGCCGCTTAGAGGAGGAATTCATGCCCGTCCCCGCTCCGAATCTCCATCCCGCTTTCAATACGATCCGTCTCAGTCATGTCTGTCTGAACGTGAGCGATCTGGCGGCTTCGAAAAAGTTCTATGCCGAGATCCTGGGCTTTCAGATTACCGACGAAAGCGATAGCCACGTCTATCTGCGGGCGATGGAGGAGCGCGGGCATCACTGCGTCATCCTGCAAAAATCCGAGCAGCCCGGCACCGTCGAGGTGATGGGCTTCAAGACCTTCGGCGAGGAGGATCTCGACCGGGCCGAAGCCTATTTCCAGTCCAAAGGCCGCCCGACCTCCTGGGTGGAACGCCCCTATCAGGGCCGCACGCTGCTGACCTCCGACAATATGGGCATTCCGCTGGAATTCTATCACAAGATGGACCGGCTGGAGCCGATACACCAGAAATACGCACTTTATCGCGGGGTCAAGCCCCTGCGCATCGACCACTTCAACTGCTTCAGCCACGATGTGGACGCCTCGGTAGCCTTTTACAGCGATTTCGGCTTCCGCGTGACGGAATATACCGAAGAGGCGGAAAGCAAGAAGATCTGGGCGGCCTGGATGCACCGCAAAGGCGGTGTGCACGACATGGCCTTCACCAATGGGACCGGCCCGCGCATGCACCATGTCGCGTTCTGGGTGCCGACGCCGCTCAATATCATCGACCTGCTCGATCTGATGGCGACAACCGGTTACGTGAAGAACGTCGAACGCGGCCCCGGTCGGCACGGCATTTCCAATGCCTTCTTCCTTTATATCCTCGATCCCGACGGCCACCGCATCGAGATCTATTGCTCGGATTATCAGACGGTCGATCCCGATCTGGAGCCGATCAAATGGGACCTGAAGGACCCGCAGCGCCAGACCCTCTGGGGCGCGCCTGCGCCGGAAAGCTGGTTCAAGCACGGAACGCAATTCGTCGGCGTGGACACCAAGGCGTCCACCATCCAGGCCAGCCCCATCATCGCGCCGTAGGAAACCCCGTGCTTGCGCTCCAGAACTCATAGCTGTGGCGTGAATACCGGCCTGATCTCGACAGCGAGGAGTGACGCGATGCGTTTTGCAACCTACACCGCCAATGGCGAAAGTTTCTACGGCGCGGTCGCCGATGCTGGCATGATCGCCCTCAACAGCGCGTTCCCGCAGTGGCCGACGCTGCTCGACGCGATCCGCGATGGCGGCCTTGCGGCGCTTGGCAGAGCCGCCGAGGGCAGGGACGTGACGCATCGGGAGTTCGCCTATCAGATCCCGCTGCCCAACGCCGTCCGGCTGCTCTGCGTCGGCGTGAACTTTCCCGACCGCAACGCGGAATACAAGGATGGCAGCGAGCAGCCGAAACATATGTCGCTGTTCCCGCGGTTCCTCAGCGGCTTTGCCGGCCACGAGCAGAACCTGGTGCGCCCGCCGGAAAGCCACACGCTGGACTACGAAGGCGAGGTGGCCGTCATTATCGGCAAGGCGGGCCGCCGCATCGCGCAGGACGACGCCTATGATCACATCGCCGCGCTGACCTTGTGCAACGAAGGCACCATCCGCGACTGGGTGCGCCATGCCAAGTTCAACGTCACCCAGGGCAAGAACTGGGACAAATCCGGCTCGCTCGGCCCCTGGCTCGTGCCGTTCACCGATGCGGCGCAGCTGGATGAGGCGCGGATCCTCACGCGGGTGAACGGCGAGGTGCGCCAGGACGACTATCTCAGCCGGATGCTGTTCCCGATCCGCCGCCAGATCGAATATATCTCGACCTTCATGACCTTGCTGCCGGGCGACATCATCGTCACCGGCACGCCCACCGGCGCCGGCGCGCGGTACGACCCGCCCAGATACCTCAAGCCCGGTGATGTGGTCGAGGTGGAAGTCGCGGGGATCGGAGTGTTGCGCAACGGCATCGAGGACGAAGTGCTATGACGCCGGAAGATCACGCCCGCGCCGCCGGCGATCTGCTGGCTGCCGAGAAGAGCCGCAGCCAGATCGGCCTTCTGTCGCTGCGCCATC
This window harbors:
- the hpaD gene encoding 3,4-dihydroxyphenylacetate 2,3-dioxygenase, whose amino-acid sequence is MPVPAPNLHPAFNTIRLSHVCLNVSDLAASKKFYAEILGFQITDESDSHVYLRAMEERGHHCVILQKSEQPGTVEVMGFKTFGEEDLDRAEAYFQSKGRPTSWVERPYQGRTLLTSDNMGIPLEFYHKMDRLEPIHQKYALYRGVKPLRIDHFNCFSHDVDASVAFYSDFGFRVTEYTEEAESKKIWAAWMHRKGGVHDMAFTNGTGPRMHHVAFWVPTPLNIIDLLDLMATTGYVKNVERGPGRHGISNAFFLYILDPDGHRIEIYCSDYQTVDPDLEPIKWDLKDPQRQTLWGAPAPESWFKHGTQFVGVDTKASTIQASPIIAP
- a CDS encoding fumarylacetoacetate hydrolase family protein, giving the protein MRFATYTANGESFYGAVADAGMIALNSAFPQWPTLLDAIRDGGLAALGRAAEGRDVTHREFAYQIPLPNAVRLLCVGVNFPDRNAEYKDGSEQPKHMSLFPRFLSGFAGHEQNLVRPPESHTLDYEGEVAVIIGKAGRRIAQDDAYDHIAALTLCNEGTIRDWVRHAKFNVTQGKNWDKSGSLGPWLVPFTDAAQLDEARILTRVNGEVRQDDYLSRMLFPIRRQIEYISTFMTLLPGDIIVTGTPTGAGARYDPPRYLKPGDVVEVEVAGIGVLRNGIEDEVL